In Elaeis guineensis isolate ETL-2024a chromosome 1, EG11, whole genome shotgun sequence, a genomic segment contains:
- the LOC105037657 gene encoding 8-hydroxygeraniol dehydrogenase isoform X2 yields the protein MASVNGNGVKASPETEHPRKAFGWAARDTSGILSPFSFSRRHEIVGVVTEVGSNVHKFKVGDKVGVGCLVNSCRSCDSCKQGFENYCPRFILTYNAIDTDGTMTYGGYSDTIVVDEHFVVRIPDTMPLDKCAPLLCAGITVYSPLKYFGLNEAGKHVGVVGLGGLGHVAVKFAKAFGAKVTVVSSSPKKEKEAIENLGADAFIVSSNSKQMQAAMGTMDGIIDTVSAVHPLTPLLFLLKAQGKMIMVGAPEKPLELPAFSLIMGGKIIAGSCIGGMKDTQEMLDFAAKHNVTAEIELIGMDYVNKAMERLAKADVRYRFVIDIANTLTTA from the exons ATGGCGTCAGTGAATGGGAACGGAGTGAAGGCATCGCCGGAAACGGAGCACCCCCGGAAGGCCTTCGGGTGGGCGGCCAGGGACACCTCCGGcatcctctctcccttctccttctctcgAAG ACATGAGATTGTTGGTGTCGTTACCGAAGTGGGGAGCAATGTACATAAGTTCAAGGTTGGAGACAAGGTGGGAGTGGGCTGCTTGGTTAATTCTTGCCGTTCTTGTGACAGCTGCAAACAAGGTTTCGAGAACTACTGTCCCAGATTCATACTTACATACAATGCCATCGATACCGATGGAACGATGACCTATGGAGGGTACTCTGATACGATAGTCGTCGACGAGCATTTCGTTGTGCGGATCCCTGACACCATGCCCCTAGACAAGTGTGCCCCACTGCTTTGTGCTGGCATCACTGTATACAGCCCATTGAAGTATTTTGGACTCAATGAAGCAGGGAAGCATGTTGGGGTGGTCGGCCTTGGAGGGCTCGGCCATGTAGCTGTGAAGTTTGCCAAAGCCTTTGGAGCGAAGGTCACAGTGGTTAGTTCATCCCCTAAGAAGGAGAAGGAAGCAATTGAAAATTTGGGAGCTGATGCCTTCATTGTTAGCAGTAACTCTAAGCAAATGCAG GCTGCCATGGGGACAATGGATGGCATTATCGATACAGTGTCTGCTGTCCATCCCCTCACGCCATTGCTCTTTCTGCTGAAGGCCCAGGGCAAGATGATCATGGTGGGTGCTCCAGAGAAGCCACTGGAGCTACCAGCTTTCTCTTTGATCATGG GAGGGAAAATTATAGCTGGGAGTTGCATTGGAGGAATGAAGGATACCCAGGAGATGTTGGACTTCGCTGCAAAGCACAACGTAACAGCAGAGATCGAGCTCATCGGCATGGATTATGTGAACAAGGCAATGGAGCGACTTGCCAAGGCAGATGTCAGATATCGATTTGTCATTGATATCGCCAACACCTTGACCACTGCGTAG
- the LOC105037657 gene encoding probable mannitol dehydrogenase isoform X1: protein MASVNGNGVKASPETEHPRKAFGWAARDTSGILSPFSFSRRNNRDDDVTIKILYCGICHSDLHCIKNEWTNAIYPIVPGHEIVGVVTEVGSNVHKFKVGDKVGVGCLVNSCRSCDSCKQGFENYCPRFILTYNAIDTDGTMTYGGYSDTIVVDEHFVVRIPDTMPLDKCAPLLCAGITVYSPLKYFGLNEAGKHVGVVGLGGLGHVAVKFAKAFGAKVTVVSSSPKKEKEAIENLGADAFIVSSNSKQMQAAMGTMDGIIDTVSAVHPLTPLLFLLKAQGKMIMVGAPEKPLELPAFSLIMGGKIIAGSCIGGMKDTQEMLDFAAKHNVTAEIELIGMDYVNKAMERLAKADVRYRFVIDIANTLTTA from the exons ATGGCGTCAGTGAATGGGAACGGAGTGAAGGCATCGCCGGAAACGGAGCACCCCCGGAAGGCCTTCGGGTGGGCGGCCAGGGACACCTCCGGcatcctctctcccttctccttctctcgAAG GAACAATAGAGATGACGATGTCACCATAAAGATACTGTACTGTGGGATCTGCCACTCAGACCTTCATTGCATTAAGAATGAATGGACAAATGCCATCTACCCAATTGTCCCAGG ACATGAGATTGTTGGTGTCGTTACCGAAGTGGGGAGCAATGTACATAAGTTCAAGGTTGGAGACAAGGTGGGAGTGGGCTGCTTGGTTAATTCTTGCCGTTCTTGTGACAGCTGCAAACAAGGTTTCGAGAACTACTGTCCCAGATTCATACTTACATACAATGCCATCGATACCGATGGAACGATGACCTATGGAGGGTACTCTGATACGATAGTCGTCGACGAGCATTTCGTTGTGCGGATCCCTGACACCATGCCCCTAGACAAGTGTGCCCCACTGCTTTGTGCTGGCATCACTGTATACAGCCCATTGAAGTATTTTGGACTCAATGAAGCAGGGAAGCATGTTGGGGTGGTCGGCCTTGGAGGGCTCGGCCATGTAGCTGTGAAGTTTGCCAAAGCCTTTGGAGCGAAGGTCACAGTGGTTAGTTCATCCCCTAAGAAGGAGAAGGAAGCAATTGAAAATTTGGGAGCTGATGCCTTCATTGTTAGCAGTAACTCTAAGCAAATGCAG GCTGCCATGGGGACAATGGATGGCATTATCGATACAGTGTCTGCTGTCCATCCCCTCACGCCATTGCTCTTTCTGCTGAAGGCCCAGGGCAAGATGATCATGGTGGGTGCTCCAGAGAAGCCACTGGAGCTACCAGCTTTCTCTTTGATCATGG GAGGGAAAATTATAGCTGGGAGTTGCATTGGAGGAATGAAGGATACCCAGGAGATGTTGGACTTCGCTGCAAAGCACAACGTAACAGCAGAGATCGAGCTCATCGGCATGGATTATGTGAACAAGGCAATGGAGCGACTTGCCAAGGCAGATGTCAGATATCGATTTGTCATTGATATCGCCAACACCTTGACCACTGCGTAG